Proteins from one Sphingobium herbicidovorans genomic window:
- a CDS encoding autotransporter outer membrane beta-barrel domain-containing protein, protein MLSLHRHIHHGARAALAAATLLCAVAQPAAAAPYGPYASTPGEASLADALDSAPPSGDRAAMLASIDALPDATARADALGQLTPRTYALLPRLAIQSMDAADREIRHYLVERRSIAIDAPADVPVRGEGTIHMMLSGGLKQARYDAGFDRPEARSDSRSLRFAIDVSPVKNLIVGATLGIDGIDARLDPAQRPRITAFNSQIGPYASYHNGRFYIDATASYNFAEYKLRRQVGWDGFSDRLTAAADGDGWAASGEAGAMLRAGAVRVQPFAGLQYRHADVEGMREGGGAAALEVAGYRTRLMRATLGARASTNVDVGSWTLRPTVEAQWQRELRSRPDSRIEARFVAGDLPIFSLRPERLDRDAGLVSASVTATRSSRMAVRVGYSGEFSGDRRVHAATLSLSRRF, encoded by the coding sequence TTGTTAAGCCTTCATCGTCATATTCATCACGGCGCGCGCGCGGCGCTGGCCGCCGCCACCCTTCTCTGCGCGGTCGCGCAGCCCGCAGCGGCGGCGCCCTATGGCCCCTATGCCAGCACGCCGGGCGAAGCATCGCTGGCCGATGCGCTCGACAGCGCGCCGCCGAGCGGAGACCGGGCGGCCATGCTGGCGAGCATCGACGCGCTGCCGGACGCGACGGCGCGGGCCGACGCGCTGGGCCAGTTGACGCCGCGCACCTATGCGTTGCTGCCCCGGCTTGCGATCCAGTCGATGGACGCCGCCGACCGCGAGATCCGTCACTATCTGGTCGAGCGGCGCAGTATCGCCATCGACGCGCCTGCGGACGTGCCGGTGCGCGGCGAAGGCACGATCCACATGATGCTGAGCGGCGGGTTGAAGCAGGCGCGTTACGATGCCGGTTTCGACCGGCCGGAAGCGCGATCGGACAGCCGCTCGCTGCGCTTTGCCATCGACGTCAGCCCGGTCAAGAACCTGATCGTCGGCGCGACGCTGGGCATCGACGGGATCGACGCCCGGCTCGATCCCGCACAGCGCCCGCGCATCACGGCGTTCAATAGCCAGATCGGCCCCTATGCCAGCTACCATAATGGGCGTTTCTACATCGATGCCACGGCGAGCTATAATTTCGCGGAATATAAGCTGCGGCGGCAGGTGGGGTGGGATGGCTTTTCCGACCGGTTGACGGCTGCTGCCGATGGCGACGGCTGGGCGGCTTCGGGTGAGGCGGGCGCGATGCTGCGCGCGGGCGCGGTGCGGGTGCAGCCCTTTGCCGGGCTGCAATATCGCCATGCCGATGTGGAAGGGATGCGCGAAGGCGGCGGCGCGGCGGCGCTGGAAGTCGCCGGTTATCGCACCCGGCTGATGCGCGCCACGCTGGGCGCGCGGGCATCGACCAATGTAGACGTAGGCAGCTGGACACTGCGTCCGACCGTCGAGGCGCAATGGCAGCGTGAATTGCGCAGTCGCCCCGACAGCCGGATAGAGGCGCGATTTGTAGCGGGCGACCTGCCGATATTTTCCCTGCGGCCGGAGCGGCTGGATCGCGATGCGGGGCTGGTCAGCGCCAGCGTCACCGCCACGCGCAGCAGCCGCATGGCGGTGCGGGTCGGCTATAGTGGAGAATTTTCAGGCGACCGGCGGGTTCATGCCGCCACGCTGTCGCTCAGCAGGCGCTTCTGA
- a CDS encoding ParB/RepB/Spo0J family partition protein, whose translation MAGLIRDILSTLSRDGAPARPAVAEQDALSRLDERLTSFSQAALDSRAPLLIRPAECAVWDGNPRDQPGLNPDSCRSLIESIAAEGGNRIPVLVRHNPDASEQPYQLLVGSRRRFAIDWLNHNGRPELRLNALIVDLSDEEAFRLADIENRERADICELDRARSYQQAVDRFYGGVQSRMAEALGLSNSQLSRLLALAQLPEEVIGAFATKEDLKVRYSELLTPLLRRAEQRADLISEARRIGQEQQERAAGAGSMLPPATVLSRLREAAARRPRDTSDIEILAGGERIGRARPAKGSIMLDVTIASDADLDALFAALKETILMARAAA comes from the coding sequence ATGGCTGGATTGATCCGGGACATATTGTCGACCCTGTCCCGCGATGGGGCGCCTGCCCGCCCCGCCGTCGCGGAACAGGATGCGCTCAGCCGACTGGATGAACGGTTGACCAGCTTTAGCCAGGCCGCGCTCGACAGCCGCGCGCCCTTGTTGATCCGGCCTGCCGAATGCGCCGTGTGGGACGGCAATCCGCGCGATCAACCGGGATTGAACCCGGACAGTTGCCGATCGCTGATCGAATCCATCGCGGCGGAGGGGGGCAATCGCATTCCGGTGCTGGTGCGGCACAATCCCGACGCATCCGAACAGCCCTATCAATTGCTGGTCGGCAGCAGGCGGCGCTTCGCCATTGACTGGCTCAACCATAATGGGCGGCCGGAACTGCGCCTGAACGCCCTGATCGTCGATCTGTCCGACGAGGAGGCATTTCGCCTTGCCGACATCGAGAACAGGGAGCGCGCCGATATTTGCGAGCTGGACCGCGCGCGCAGCTATCAGCAGGCTGTGGACCGCTTCTATGGCGGGGTGCAATCGCGCATGGCCGAGGCGCTGGGCCTGTCGAACAGCCAGCTTAGCCGGCTGCTGGCATTGGCGCAGTTGCCCGAAGAGGTGATCGGAGCCTTCGCCACGAAGGAGGATTTGAAGGTCCGTTATTCGGAATTGCTGACGCCCTTGCTGCGCCGGGCGGAGCAGCGGGCGGACCTGATCTCCGAAGCGCGGCGCATCGGCCAGGAACAGCAGGAGCGCGCTGCCGGGGCAGGATCTATGCTGCCGCCAGCGACGGTCTTGTCCCGCCTGCGGGAAGCCGCCGCCCGGCGACCGCGCGACACAAGCGATATCGAGATTCTGGCAGGGGGCGAGCGTATCGGCCGGGCAAGACCGGCGAAAGGCAGCATCATGCTGGACGTCACCATCGCCAGCGATGCCGATCTGGACGCCTTGTTCGCTGCGTTGAAAGAAACCATATTGATGGCGCGCGCGGCGGCGTGA
- a CDS encoding Rieske 2Fe-2S domain-containing protein, with protein MATSSDYRLGEFAFPRGWFMVGESAEATNSPKAMRYLGQDMVMYRGESGKVYVTEAYCPHMGAHLAKNTTSYIVRDGEQIEGDSIRCPFHGWQFGPDGACKNIPYSDFVPKAAKLKTFPVVERAGTVWIWHDPEGLEPNFDLPDFGGHYDAPGWVNWKIDFMGDLDIHPIEVVDNMADYGHFVPIHGAKDFVYFANEFKDHIVHQYYAAGHRTLVTNPDDVLTLDTWYTGPSILQSEMEGTFNSFILITHTPIEDGKIRVWHGLMVQVNDGSAPVTDELREAALQYQEGSRLAFAQDVEIWQNKKACLNPLVIPSDGPYGKVRTWYKQFYTSRDKTPDLHKRTNGLHVTLDKRDSTQAA; from the coding sequence ATGGCGACATCGTCGGACTATCGTCTGGGGGAATTTGCGTTTCCACGCGGATGGTTCATGGTGGGCGAGAGCGCTGAGGCGACCAATTCGCCCAAGGCGATGCGCTATCTGGGCCAGGACATGGTCATGTACCGGGGCGAAAGCGGCAAGGTCTATGTGACCGAAGCCTATTGCCCGCATATGGGCGCGCATCTGGCGAAGAACACGACCAGCTACATCGTGCGCGACGGCGAGCAGATTGAGGGCGATTCGATCCGCTGCCCCTTCCACGGCTGGCAATTCGGTCCCGATGGCGCGTGCAAGAATATTCCCTATTCCGATTTCGTGCCCAAGGCCGCGAAGCTCAAGACCTTCCCGGTGGTCGAGCGGGCGGGCACGGTATGGATCTGGCATGATCCCGAAGGCCTGGAACCCAATTTCGACCTGCCCGATTTCGGCGGCCATTATGATGCGCCCGGCTGGGTCAACTGGAAGATCGACTTCATGGGCGATCTGGACATCCACCCGATCGAAGTGGTCGACAACATGGCCGACTATGGCCATTTCGTTCCGATCCACGGGGCAAAGGACTTCGTCTATTTCGCCAATGAGTTCAAGGACCACATCGTCCATCAATATTATGCCGCCGGGCACCGTACGCTGGTGACGAACCCGGACGACGTGCTGACGCTGGACACCTGGTACACCGGTCCTTCGATCCTGCAGTCGGAAATGGAGGGGACGTTCAACAGCTTCATCCTCATCACGCACACCCCGATCGAGGATGGCAAGATCCGTGTGTGGCATGGGTTGATGGTGCAGGTGAATGACGGTTCGGCTCCGGTGACCGACGAGTTGCGCGAAGCCGCGCTGCAATATCAGGAAGGCAGCCGCCTGGCCTTTGCCCAGGATGTCGAGATCTGGCAGAACAAGAAGGCCTGCCTCAACCCGCTCGTCATCCCCAGCGACGGCCCCTATGGCAAGGTGCGGACCTGGTACAAGCAGTTCTACACCTCTCGCGACAAGACGCCCGACCTGCACAAGCGGACCAACGGGCTGCACGTCACGCTCGACAAGCGCGATTCCACACAGGCGGCATGA
- a CDS encoding low affinity iron permease family protein, with translation MDRIFTALATRIAAAAGQPFSFAVALGIIAIWGVSGPLFQYSDTWQLVINTGTTIITFLMVFLIQNSQNRDAAAMQAKLDELIRALDPAREQFIGIEHRSANEVERIRAALEQEVSHAEGKARTAHKSIEHVLRRT, from the coding sequence ATGGACCGAATTTTCACCGCTCTCGCCACGCGGATCGCTGCTGCTGCGGGACAGCCGTTCAGCTTTGCCGTGGCGCTGGGGATTATTGCCATCTGGGGCGTCAGTGGCCCGTTGTTTCAATATTCCGACACATGGCAGCTCGTCATCAACACGGGCACGACGATCATCACCTTCCTGATGGTATTCCTGATCCAGAACAGCCAGAATCGCGACGCGGCGGCGATGCAGGCGAAGCTGGACGAATTGATCCGCGCGCTCGATCCGGCTCGCGAACAATTTATCGGCATCGAACATCGCAGCGCCAATGAGGTGGAACGGATCCGCGCCGCACTTGAGCAGGAGGTGAGCCATGCCGAAGGCAAGGCGCGAACCGCCCATAAAAGCATCGAGCACGTTCTTCGGCGAACCTAG
- a CDS encoding AEC family transporter → MAMTIFGALMPVFGLILIGYVCGRYDILGDRAFEVLNRFVIAITLPILTFRSIAHMDPANLAVPGMFAAVTLGALLTYGIAFAVERHFGRHGSETNIAALCACFSNTGFIGLPIALLAWGPEAAAPVSVAMLIYSSIVFTVGLVMSEVTASEGHGPAAGLKLAARSIVRNPLILLAVAGCLWSIFRLPLTGPADILLATLAQATAPCALTAIGIFIALPRRSATPGPIGRVVALKLIGQPMITAAILWMLPPIPPLWAKVAILMAAMPSGASSFVLAGKAGRWAMELSAWAVMLTTTLASISLIGILWWLGA, encoded by the coding sequence ATGGCGATGACCATTTTCGGCGCACTGATGCCGGTTTTCGGGTTGATCCTGATCGGCTATGTCTGCGGCCGGTACGATATTCTTGGCGACCGGGCGTTCGAAGTGCTCAACCGCTTCGTCATTGCCATCACGCTGCCGATCCTCACATTCCGCTCCATCGCGCATATGGACCCCGCCAATCTTGCGGTGCCGGGCATGTTCGCCGCCGTGACGCTGGGCGCACTCCTGACCTATGGCATCGCCTTTGCCGTCGAACGCCATTTTGGACGGCATGGCAGCGAAACCAACATCGCCGCGCTGTGCGCCTGTTTCAGCAATACCGGCTTCATCGGGCTGCCCATCGCCCTCCTGGCATGGGGCCCCGAAGCAGCCGCCCCGGTGTCGGTAGCCATGCTCATCTACTCCTCGATCGTGTTCACCGTCGGCTTGGTCATGAGCGAGGTGACGGCCAGTGAGGGGCATGGCCCGGCGGCGGGGTTGAAGCTGGCGGCGCGTTCGATCGTGCGTAATCCGTTGATCCTGCTGGCGGTCGCGGGCTGCCTGTGGTCGATATTCCGGCTGCCGCTGACCGGGCCAGCCGACATCCTTCTGGCGACGCTGGCGCAGGCGACCGCGCCCTGCGCGCTCACGGCGATCGGCATATTCATCGCCCTGCCCCGGCGCAGCGCCACGCCCGGACCGATCGGCCGGGTCGTCGCACTCAAACTGATCGGCCAGCCGATGATCACCGCCGCCATCCTCTGGATGCTGCCGCCCATCCCACCATTATGGGCCAAGGTCGCGATCCTGATGGCGGCGATGCCGTCCGGCGCGTCCAGCTTTGTGCTGGCGGGCAAGGCGGGCCGATGGGCGATGGAACTGAGCGCCTGGGCGGTCATGCTGACGACAACGCTGGCGTCGATATCGCTGATCGGCATATTGTGGTGGCTGGGCGCCTGA
- a CDS encoding sugar phosphate isomerase/epimerase family protein, whose product MGAPQLIATCWTTAGDVRPDRPDNLGRFPLEERIEAAARAGYAGTGFWLGDLFAWQDRGLDYAALRRRLSDAGQQIVELEFLSDWFASGERRTRSDAARAEFFRAADVLRARHIKVMPPFLPGDPTGDHLAGEFAALCAQAAEHGLMVGLEMLPFSALPNLGAALDMVKAADAPNGGLLIDIWHVMRSGGALADVAQVPARFIVAAELCDATMAMQDSITEDTMCHRRLCGEGEFNVPGFIAALAKAGYDGPHGVEILSDTFRKLPLEQAVKRSFATSAAQFGQ is encoded by the coding sequence GTGGGCGCGCCGCAGCTGATCGCAACCTGCTGGACGACGGCGGGCGACGTGCGGCCCGACCGCCCCGACAATCTCGGTCGCTTTCCGCTGGAGGAGCGGATTGAGGCGGCCGCCCGCGCTGGCTATGCCGGGACCGGATTCTGGCTGGGCGACCTGTTCGCCTGGCAGGATCGGGGACTGGACTATGCCGCGCTGCGGCGGCGGCTGAGTGACGCTGGGCAGCAGATTGTCGAGCTGGAATTCCTGTCCGACTGGTTTGCGAGCGGCGAGCGGCGGACGCGATCTGACGCCGCTCGGGCGGAGTTTTTCCGCGCCGCCGACGTCCTGCGCGCTCGCCATATCAAGGTGATGCCGCCCTTCCTGCCCGGCGATCCGACCGGCGACCACCTTGCCGGGGAGTTTGCGGCGCTGTGCGCGCAGGCGGCCGAACATGGGCTTATGGTCGGTCTGGAGATGTTGCCTTTCTCTGCCCTGCCCAATCTTGGCGCGGCGCTGGATATGGTGAAGGCGGCCGACGCGCCCAATGGCGGCCTGCTGATCGACATCTGGCATGTCATGCGGTCGGGCGGCGCGCTGGCCGACGTTGCGCAGGTCCCCGCCCGCTTCATCGTCGCCGCTGAACTGTGCGACGCCACGATGGCGATGCAGGACAGCATTACCGAAGACACAATGTGTCACCGGCGGCTTTGCGGCGAGGGCGAATTTAACGTCCCCGGCTTCATCGCCGCGCTGGCGAAGGCGGGCTATGACGGACCGCACGGCGTGGAAATATTGTCCGACACGTTCCGCAAACTGCCGCTGGAGCAGGCGGTGAAACGCAGTTTCGCGACCAGCGCCGCACAGTTCGGGCAATGA
- a CDS encoding NAD(P)-dependent oxidoreductase, with amino-acid sequence MTTKIGFIGLGAMGLPMSSNLQRKGFAVTVYDIDDAKMDKVAALGATKAASIAEASRGQDIVITVLPATPHVEAVVLGEDGVLANIDAGALLMDLSTIDAKGTDRVAAACAEKGIGFVDAPIGRLALHAERGESLFMVGAEDADFARVEPALNAMGTDIFRCGKPGMGSRMKVINNFMLLSTAQIVAESIALGTKLGLDIQTIHDVTGNTTARNGQFHVLMVNKVLKGDVEPGFTIDLAFKDLTLAMNAAAENRVGLPMGAAAHAVFGGARAGDYATKDYSALLDYACQNAGIKPPRMD; translated from the coding sequence ATGACCACGAAGATCGGCTTCATCGGCCTGGGCGCGATGGGCTTGCCCATGTCATCGAACCTGCAGCGCAAGGGCTTTGCCGTCACCGTCTATGACATTGACGATGCGAAGATGGACAAGGTCGCAGCGCTGGGCGCGACAAAGGCCGCCAGCATCGCCGAAGCGAGCCGGGGTCAGGACATCGTCATCACCGTGCTGCCCGCGACGCCGCATGTCGAGGCGGTGGTGCTGGGTGAAGACGGCGTGCTGGCCAATATCGACGCGGGCGCGCTGCTGATGGACCTGTCCACCATCGACGCCAAGGGCACCGACCGGGTCGCCGCCGCCTGCGCGGAAAAGGGCATCGGCTTCGTCGATGCGCCGATCGGTCGTCTGGCGCTGCATGCCGAGCGCGGGGAATCGCTGTTCATGGTCGGCGCGGAGGACGCGGATTTCGCGCGGGTCGAACCGGCGCTCAACGCCATGGGCACGGATATCTTCCGCTGCGGCAAGCCGGGCATGGGCAGCCGCATGAAGGTGATCAACAATTTCATGCTGCTTTCGACTGCGCAGATCGTCGCGGAATCGATCGCGCTGGGCACGAAGCTGGGCCTCGACATCCAGACCATCCATGACGTGACCGGCAACACCACCGCGCGCAACGGCCAGTTCCATGTGTTGATGGTGAACAAGGTGCTGAAGGGCGATGTGGAACCGGGCTTCACCATCGACCTGGCATTCAAGGACCTGACGCTGGCGATGAACGCTGCCGCTGAAAACCGCGTCGGCCTGCCGATGGGCGCGGCCGCTCATGCCGTGTTCGGCGGCGCGCGCGCGGGCGATTATGCGACGAAGGATTATTCCGCGCTGCTCGACTATGCATGCCAGAATGCGGGGATCAAACCGCCCCGGATGGACTGA
- a CDS encoding crotonase/enoyl-CoA hydratase family protein produces MDPFLLVERDGPVVVARFNRPDERNTITEVAHSEEIVDFCRQMVRDASVRAIVLTGNGKAFSAGGNVKYMAERSGMFGGTPYEIRNSYRTSVQMIGPAIHELEVPIIAAINGPAIGLGLDISCMCDIRLMADTAVVAESYVKLGIIPGGGGGWLLPRLIGPQRASIMTLTGDAIDAKTALEYGLVAEVLPADKLMDRALELAGKIAANPGHATRMAKRLMREGADMKLTTLLEMAAGYQSLAHYTEDHHEAIAAFLGKRAPEFKNK; encoded by the coding sequence TTGGATCCCTTCCTTCTTGTCGAGCGTGACGGCCCCGTCGTCGTCGCCCGCTTCAACCGTCCCGACGAACGCAATACCATCACGGAAGTCGCCCATAGCGAGGAAATCGTCGATTTCTGCCGCCAGATGGTGCGGGACGCATCGGTGCGCGCGATCGTCCTGACCGGCAATGGCAAGGCGTTCAGCGCTGGCGGCAATGTCAAATATATGGCGGAACGCTCCGGCATGTTCGGCGGCACGCCCTATGAAATCCGCAACAGCTATCGCACCAGCGTCCAGATGATCGGCCCGGCGATCCATGAACTGGAAGTGCCGATCATCGCGGCGATCAACGGCCCCGCCATCGGCCTGGGCCTCGACATCAGCTGCATGTGCGACATCCGCCTGATGGCCGATACTGCCGTGGTCGCGGAAAGCTATGTGAAGCTGGGCATCATTCCGGGCGGCGGCGGCGGATGGCTGCTGCCACGCCTGATCGGGCCGCAGCGCGCCAGCATCATGACGCTGACGGGCGACGCCATCGACGCCAAGACCGCGCTGGAATATGGGCTGGTCGCCGAAGTGCTGCCCGCCGACAAGCTGATGGACCGGGCGCTGGAACTGGCGGGCAAGATCGCCGCCAATCCGGGGCATGCCACCCGCATGGCCAAGCGGCTGATGCGCGAAGGGGCGGACATGAAGCTGACTACGCTGCTGGAAATGGCGGCGGGCTATCAGTCGCTCGCCCATTATACCGAAGACCATCATGAAGCGATCGCCGCTTTCCTCGGCAAGCGCGCGCCGGAGTTCAAGAACAAGTGA
- a CDS encoding LysR family transcriptional regulator has protein sequence MKAIMELRQLRYFVMLAETGNFHRAAERLNMSQPPLTVAIRKLEEELGAALFVRSARGVTLTAAGRASLDMARATLAQADRFREAAHEGAVGERGRLRVGFIGSATFELLPRIIPEYRHRYPGVELVLEESTSVEIARKLVAGELDVGLVRLPLTEMAAVNTTAIDADELHAALPASSPLAQAGIVPLQALAQEPFILQSRISVLHTVTLSACHAAGFVPIVAQEAAQLSAVLALVRSGLGVALVPARAARSVPQDVRLVRLADRVPIETGVALPRTVADPLARNFARIAINSD, from the coding sequence ATGAAAGCTATCATGGAACTGCGCCAGCTTCGCTATTTCGTCATGCTCGCCGAAACCGGCAACTTTCATCGCGCGGCGGAGCGGCTGAACATGTCGCAGCCGCCGTTGACGGTCGCCATCCGCAAGCTGGAGGAGGAGCTGGGCGCCGCGTTGTTCGTGCGCAGCGCGCGGGGCGTGACGCTGACGGCTGCGGGCCGCGCCTCGCTGGACATGGCGCGCGCCACGCTGGCGCAGGCGGATCGCTTCCGCGAAGCCGCGCATGAAGGGGCGGTGGGGGAAAGAGGGCGGTTGCGCGTCGGCTTCATCGGGTCCGCGACCTTTGAACTGCTGCCGCGCATCATTCCCGAATATCGCCACCGTTATCCCGGCGTGGAATTGGTGCTGGAAGAATCGACCAGCGTCGAAATCGCGCGAAAGCTGGTGGCGGGCGAACTGGATGTGGGGCTGGTGCGTCTGCCGCTGACGGAAATGGCGGCCGTCAACACGACCGCCATCGATGCCGATGAGCTTCATGCCGCCCTCCCCGCCAGCAGCCCGCTGGCGCAAGCTGGCATAGTGCCGTTGCAGGCGCTCGCGCAGGAACCCTTCATTCTTCAAAGCCGGATCAGCGTGCTGCATACGGTGACGCTTTCGGCCTGCCACGCGGCTGGATTCGTGCCGATCGTCGCGCAGGAAGCGGCGCAGCTGAGTGCGGTGCTTGCCCTTGTCCGGTCGGGGCTGGGCGTCGCGCTGGTCCCTGCCCGCGCAGCGCGCTCCGTGCCCCAGGATGTGCGGCTGGTCCGCCTGGCCGACCGGGTGCCGATTGAAACCGGCGTGGCGCTGCCCCGTACGGTCGCCGATCCGCTTGCGCGAAACTTCGCCCGCATCGCCATCAATAGCGATTAA
- a CDS encoding acyl-CoA dehydrogenase family protein gives MFETLTLSTLPAEDEAIRPALRALIQEAIADLPVHRRARSWQGFDAAFSRKLGQAGYLGLSLPKEYGGMGRGPFTRFVVVEELLSAGAPVAGHWIADRQSGPLILRYGTEEQRRFYLPRISRGEALFCIGMSEPGSGSDLASVRSRAEQQADGGWLLNGQKIWTTNAMHSDYMIALVRTSGTSDDRQQGLSQLIVDLKAPGITIRPIVDLTGDAHFAEVFFEDVRLAPDALIGAEGQGWKQVVAELAFERSGPERIYSSVVLMDAWVRHLDAVGRKDSATLRLVGSLMAQQAVLREMSLAVTARLVAGESPVVEASLMKDLGTSFEQAVPQLIGDDLAANPDEPVDPELYRTLLYVTHIAPSFSLRGGTREILRGIIARGLGLR, from the coding sequence TTGTTCGAGACCCTGACCCTTTCCACCCTTCCTGCCGAGGACGAGGCTATTCGTCCGGCGCTGCGCGCTTTGATCCAGGAAGCGATCGCCGACCTCCCGGTGCATCGCCGCGCCCGGTCATGGCAGGGATTTGACGCCGCGTTCAGCCGCAAGCTGGGACAGGCCGGCTATCTCGGCCTGTCATTGCCCAAGGAATATGGCGGCATGGGCCGTGGCCCCTTCACCCGCTTCGTCGTGGTGGAGGAATTGCTGTCCGCCGGTGCGCCGGTCGCCGGGCACTGGATCGCCGACCGCCAGAGCGGGCCGTTGATCCTGCGTTATGGCACCGAGGAACAGCGCCGATTCTACCTGCCGCGCATTTCCAGGGGCGAGGCGCTTTTCTGCATCGGCATGAGCGAGCCGGGTTCGGGTTCAGACCTTGCCAGCGTGCGCAGCCGCGCGGAGCAGCAGGCCGATGGCGGCTGGCTGCTCAATGGCCAGAAGATCTGGACCACCAACGCGATGCATAGCGACTATATGATCGCCCTTGTCCGCACGTCGGGCACCAGTGACGACCGGCAGCAGGGCCTGTCGCAGCTGATCGTCGATCTGAAGGCGCCGGGCATCACCATCCGCCCGATCGTCGATCTGACGGGCGACGCGCATTTCGCCGAGGTGTTCTTTGAAGATGTCCGCCTGGCCCCCGACGCGCTGATCGGCGCGGAGGGGCAGGGGTGGAAACAGGTCGTTGCGGAGCTTGCCTTTGAACGCAGCGGGCCGGAACGCATCTATTCATCAGTCGTGCTGATGGACGCCTGGGTCCGCCATCTTGACGCGGTGGGCCGCAAGGACAGTGCGACGTTGCGCCTCGTCGGATCGCTGATGGCGCAGCAGGCGGTGTTGCGCGAAATGTCGCTCGCGGTCACGGCGCGGCTGGTCGCGGGTGAGAGCCCGGTGGTCGAAGCGTCGCTGATGAAGGATCTGGGCACCAGTTTCGAACAGGCCGTGCCTCAGCTGATCGGCGACGACCTGGCCGCCAACCCGGACGAGCCGGTGGACCCGGAACTCTATCGCACGCTGCTCTACGTCACCCATATCGCGCCCAGCTTCTCGCTGCGCGGCGGCACGCGCGAAATCCTGCGCGGCATCATCGCCCGCGGCCTTGGCCTGCGTTGA
- a CDS encoding acyl-CoA dehydrogenase family protein: MDMSELIDPFARLIEDVCTPAAIRAIEQGDETASLWNAFVESGFLDALVAEDAGGAGLSLSDAAPLIALLGRHAVPLPVADTMIARALLAAAGITAPEGPIAIATGTGAVPFAGVASHILSGAPEAPVLTEAVAEATGVHHDTDAYVAGVDGKALRPIAAVVRALLISGAAGRVMEMTVAYANERVQFGKPIGKQQAVQQQLSLLAEQAVAARIAGAIGARAGLQPALADAAIAKHGASLAAGQVAAIAHAVHGAIGISEEYDLQLLTRRLHGWRLADGSESYWAGILGELRLGDAAKSSAQFICGA; encoded by the coding sequence ATGGACATGTCCGAACTGATCGATCCCTTCGCCCGCCTGATCGAGGATGTCTGCACCCCCGCAGCCATCCGCGCCATCGAACAGGGCGACGAAACCGCTTCGCTGTGGAACGCTTTTGTCGAATCCGGCTTTCTCGACGCGCTTGTCGCTGAAGATGCGGGCGGCGCGGGCCTTTCGCTGAGCGATGCAGCGCCGCTGATCGCGCTGCTGGGCCGTCATGCCGTTCCCCTGCCGGTGGCTGACACGATGATCGCGCGCGCGCTTCTCGCCGCTGCGGGCATCACCGCGCCGGAAGGGCCGATCGCCATCGCTACCGGCACTGGTGCGGTGCCGTTCGCTGGCGTCGCGTCGCACATATTGTCGGGCGCGCCCGAAGCCCCCGTGCTGACGGAGGCCGTCGCCGAGGCAACGGGCGTCCATCATGACACGGACGCCTATGTCGCTGGCGTTGACGGCAAGGCGCTGCGCCCTATCGCCGCCGTCGTGCGCGCGCTGCTGATCTCGGGCGCGGCGGGCCGGGTCATGGAAATGACCGTCGCCTACGCCAATGAGCGGGTTCAGTTCGGCAAGCCGATCGGCAAGCAGCAGGCGGTGCAGCAGCAATTGTCGTTGCTGGCGGAACAGGCGGTTGCGGCGCGCATCGCCGGGGCAATCGGCGCGCGCGCGGGTTTGCAGCCTGCTCTTGCGGACGCAGCGATCGCCAAGCATGGGGCCAGCCTGGCCGCCGGGCAGGTTGCCGCGATTGCCCATGCCGTGCATGGCGCCATCGGCATCAGCGAGGAATATGACCTGCAACTGCTGACCCGCCGTCTGCATGGCTGGCGTCTGGCGGATGGATCGGAAAGCTATTGGGCAGGCATCCTGGGCGAATTGCGCCTGGGCGACGCGGCCAAATCCAGCGCCCAATTCATTTGCGGCGCCTGA